One Natrinema halophilum genomic window carries:
- a CDS encoding nitrite/sulfite reductase produces the protein MNTVEEHKQEKHPLDVIDDVHEYAEENLSFEEIEDRAGGGEWERLKWAGMYAQKQEGYFMIRTKVPGGYLTPEQAEVIGEVTDDLAVAPEEYGGEEQNELWGDAYLDITTRQDIQKHWIRVEDVPEMWERYDEVGLTTVQGCGDSARNVLGCPAAGLDDHECFNAQPVIEAVSDFFTENREYANLPRKFKMTITGCAHDCAQSQINDVGLVPAKKEIDVSGEAGGSSDSSDGGDHLYGFHARVGGGLSDGPRMGSELDVFIKPEDAVEFCRAVAQTFKEIGDRNNRGVCRMRYLVEQLGPEKFEEAIRDRCTIDLPTAGRNLTVGYQGDHVGVRDQKQDGLQYVGFNVVAGRMGGDEFAAAARAAEKYGTDDASVRLATDQNFLITHIPEENVDDLLAEPFAQEYSPDPGPFSRGAVGCTGSEFCNYAIIETKKRTKRWARELDDRIDVPDDIEAIRMHMSGCSASCAQPQIADIGFRGETVKLEDEDSSNEEGDTLVEGMDFGLGGSLGADNEFLDWVQNAVPADSVIPALEQLFDAYSEDRNDSEKFYQWCRRVDNDRLRTIMQGADAPVARGVAHGD, from the coding sequence ATGAATACAGTCGAAGAACACAAACAGGAGAAACATCCTCTCGACGTCATCGACGACGTCCACGAATACGCCGAAGAAAACCTGTCTTTCGAGGAAATCGAGGATCGAGCCGGCGGTGGCGAGTGGGAGCGCCTGAAGTGGGCCGGAATGTACGCCCAGAAGCAGGAGGGTTACTTCATGATCCGAACCAAGGTGCCTGGGGGATATCTGACACCGGAACAGGCCGAAGTGATCGGCGAGGTCACCGACGACCTGGCTGTCGCCCCCGAAGAGTACGGTGGCGAAGAACAGAACGAACTCTGGGGAGACGCATACCTCGATATCACGACCCGGCAGGACATCCAGAAACACTGGATCCGCGTCGAAGACGTGCCCGAAATGTGGGAGCGCTACGACGAGGTCGGGCTGACGACGGTACAGGGCTGTGGCGACTCAGCGCGGAACGTGCTGGGCTGCCCCGCGGCCGGACTCGACGACCACGAGTGTTTTAATGCACAACCGGTCATCGAAGCCGTCTCGGACTTCTTCACCGAGAATCGCGAGTACGCCAACCTTCCGCGGAAGTTCAAAATGACGATCACCGGCTGCGCCCACGACTGTGCGCAGTCCCAGATCAACGACGTCGGGCTCGTCCCCGCGAAGAAGGAGATCGACGTCTCCGGCGAAGCCGGAGGCTCGTCGGACTCGTCCGACGGTGGCGATCACCTCTACGGTTTCCACGCCCGCGTTGGCGGCGGCCTCTCCGACGGACCGCGGATGGGCTCCGAACTCGACGTTTTCATCAAACCCGAGGACGCTGTCGAGTTCTGTCGCGCCGTCGCCCAGACGTTCAAGGAAATCGGTGACCGCAACAACCGCGGCGTCTGCCGCATGCGCTACCTCGTAGAGCAGCTCGGTCCCGAGAAATTCGAGGAGGCGATCCGCGACCGCTGTACGATCGACCTGCCCACCGCCGGCCGGAACCTGACCGTCGGCTACCAGGGCGACCACGTCGGCGTTCGCGACCAGAAGCAAGACGGCCTGCAGTACGTTGGCTTTAACGTCGTCGCAGGCCGCATGGGCGGCGACGAGTTCGCCGCTGCCGCCCGCGCCGCCGAGAAGTACGGCACCGATGACGCCTCCGTCCGCCTGGCGACTGACCAGAACTTCCTCATCACCCACATTCCCGAAGAGAACGTCGACGACCTCCTCGCGGAGCCGTTCGCCCAGGAGTACAGCCCCGATCCGGGGCCGTTCTCGCGGGGTGCGGTCGGCTGTACGGGCAGTGAGTTCTGTAACTACGCGATCATCGAGACGAAAAAGCGAACCAAGCGTTGGGCTCGCGAGCTCGACGACCGTATCGACGTCCCCGACGACATCGAGGCCATCCGGATGCACATGTCCGGCTGCTCGGCGTCCTGCGCCCAACCCCAGATCGCCGACATCGGCTTCCGCGGCGAAACCGTCAAACTCGAGGACGAAGACAGTTCCAACGAGGAGGGCGACACCCTCGTCGAGGGGATGGACTTCGGCCTCGGCGGCTCGTTAGGTGCCGACAACGAGTTTTTGGACTGGGTCCAGAACGCGGTGCCCGCCGACTCCGTGATCCCGGCGCTCGAGCAACTGTTCGACGCCTATTCCGAGGATCGCAACGACAGTGAGAAGTTCTACCAGTGGTGTCGTCGCGTCGACAACGACCGGCTTCGCACGATCATGCAAGGGGCCGATGCGCCGGTCGCACGGGGTGTTGCCCATGGGGACTGA